The genome window GTGTCCGCAGATCCTCGCGTTCGGTGATGATCCGGACCCGAACGCTCGAGGTGCCAGCGTCGTAGACGTAGGCGGTGATGTAGGCCGTGTCGCCGACCGAGATCGGCCGCTCGAAGTTCATCCGGTCGACGCGGGCGGTGATGCACGTCTCGCCTGAAAATCGCATGGCGGACATCGCACCGACCTCGTCCATCCACTTCATTACGTTGCCGCCGTGGGCGGTATCGAGCATGTTCGCGTGGTTCGGCTGGACCATCTCACGATTCTCGACGAGCGTCTCTATGAGATCCGTCATCGGTCGTCGTTGTTCGAGAACCGGAATGAGTGTTCCCGTCTCCTGCAGGACGGGTTGGCGGACGACCTCGATGCTCGAGCGAAACTCCGGCCGGCGTTCGTGAGAGAGTCACTCTCGAGTTCGATACTGGTAAAAGTCGTGGCCGAGTTGAACCGCTAATGAGCGATGCAGGCGACGCCGACGTGCCGGAACCTCCGAGCCCACCGACCGACGAGCGGGGCTCGGTACAGGTCCTTGGGACGGCACACGTCTCGCAGGCCAGCGTCGACGAGGTACACGAGACCGTCGACCGTGAGCAGCCAGACGTCGTCGCGGTCGAACTCGACGAGGGACGGTTCCGCCAGATGCAAGGTGGGACGCCCGACGACATCGAGGCGAAAGATCTCCTCTCCGGAAACACCGTCTTCCAGTTTCTCGCCTACTGGATGCTCTCGTACGTCCAGTCGCGTCTGGGCGAGCGATTCGACATCGAACCCGGCGCGGACATGCGCGCTGCGATCGACGCCGCCGAACGAAATGGCAGCGGCGTCGCGTTAGTCGACCGCGACATTCAGGTCACGATCCAGCGATTCTGGCGGCGGTTATCGATCGTCGAGAAACTCAAGATGGTCGGTGGCCTCGCCCTCGGCGTCACCGATCCGCGGACGATCGGCCTCGGCGTCGGCGCGGCGCTTGGTATCTTCGTTGGACTTCTCTTTAGCGTGATTCTCTCCCCGCTGCTCGGGTTCGGCGAACTCACGGTCCTCGGCGTGAGCGACCCAGACACGTTCCAGCTCGTCGGTGCCGTCGGCCTCGGTGCGCTCGCCGGCGTCCTCGTTGGGGTCCTCTTTTTGCCATCCTTCGAGTCGGCCGAGCAGTACACTGGCGGGCTTGCGTCCGGGTTCTCCGTACGACTTCTCGCCGGTGCCGGAATCGGTATCGCCGCCTGTCTGGCTCTCGTGGCGACAGAGACGTTCGTCGGTCCGTTCTCCGCGGCCCGGTTCGAGAGCGCCGGCGTCTACTCCATCCGCGCCGGCGTCGGTGGCCTGGCCGGACTCGGCATCGGTGTCGTCCTCGGTGCCGCGCTTGGACTCGTCCTCGAGCAACTCGGCGGCGACGTCGAGGAGATCGACGAGATCGACATCGAGGAGATGACCGACGGCGACGTCGTCGCAGCCATGATGGAGGAGTTTCGCCAGTTCAGTCCCCGCGGGGCGAACGCGCTGATCGACGAACGCGACGCCTACATCGCACATAACCTCCACCAGCTTCGTCAGCAAGGCTACGACGTACTGGCCGTCGTCGGTGCGGGCCACAAAGCCGGTATCGAACGCTACCTCGAGGACCCTGCTTCCCTCCCCTCGATGGAGTCGATTTCGACGACGGCAACGAGTCGGCGGTTCTCGCCGCTGAAGCTCTTCGGGTATCTGGTCATGCTCGGCTTCTTCGGCTTTTTCTTCCTGTTGTTGATGGCGGGCGTCCAGAACACCTTCCTCCTGCAGCTGTTTCTGGCGTGGTTCCTGTTCAACGGGATCTTCGCGTTTACGCTCGCGAGACTGGCCGGGGCCCGCTGGACGAGCGCCGGTGTCGGCGGCCTCGTGGCGTGGCTCACGAGCATCAACCCGATGCTCGCGCCGGGCTGGTTTACGGGCTACTTCGAACTTCGCCACCGGCCGGTCAACGTCGGCGACATCGGACGGCTCAACGACATCGTCGGCGACACCGAACGGCCGATCGACGAGGCGCTCGGCGAGATGTTCGACGTGCCGTTGTTCCGGCTCATCATGATCGTCGCGCTGACGAATATCGGCAGCCTAATCGCGACGGTGCTGTTTCCGCTCGTCGTTCTGCCGTGGCTCGCCCCCGAGATCGGCGGCGTCGACGCCCTCATGGGCGAACTCATCGCGGGCGCCGAAAACAGCCTCGAGCTCATTCGGGAGGTGTTGTCGTGAGCGTCCGAACCCGCCAATCCGATCCGGACCTCTCCTTTAGCGACAAGGAGCTGTTCGACCTCGCGGTCGCCTGGATCGTCCTGAGCGTCGCGTTCGCGCTGTTGCTCGCGCCGATCCACCGGGCCGACGTCGGCGTGGGCTGGTTCGTGACGATGATCGGGCTGAGTTTCGTCACCGTCGGCGTCGCCTTCCTCTTACACGAACTCGCCCACAAGGTCGTCGCGATCGAGTACGGCCAGCTCGCCGAGTTCCGCGCCGACTACCAGATGCTCTTTCTTGCCGTGATGAGCGCTCTCATCGGCTTTCTCTTCGCCGCGCCGGGAGCCGTCTACCACCGCGGCCGGATTACGGTTCGCCAGAACGGCCACATCGCCCTCGCGGGCCCGGTCACGAACCTCCTCCTCGCGACACTGTTCTTTCCGCTGATGGTCTTTCCCGGCCTCCTCGGATTAATCGGGCACATGGGGGTCCTGATCAACCTCTTTCTCGCTGCGTTCAACATGATCCCCTTCGGGCCGCTCGACGGGAAGACGGTCCTCGAGTGGAGCAAACCCGCCTTCGTCGGCGTTTTCGGGCTGAGCATCGTCCTGCTGGTCGGCTTTTTCCTCCTCTTTGGTTTCTGGTAACGCCCCAACCAGCAGGGCCCGTCGTTCGGGACCGGTGATCTTTTGCTCGCCCCACGCACTCTCTCGCACATGACCGACCACGCTGACGACGGGAACGACGACCGGCTCACCTACGCCGAGACGGGCGTCGACATCGAGGCCAGCGAGGACGCCACGGCGGCGTTGCTCGAGGCCTTCGGGAGCGACCTGACGACCGAGTACGCCGGCTTACTCGACATCGGCGACCGCTATCTCGCGCTGGCGACCGACGGCGTCGGCACGAAGCTGATGGTCGCCGAAGCCATCTCGAACTTCTCGACGATCGGTATCGACTGCATCGCGATGAACGTCAACGACCTCGTCGCCGCGGGCGTCGAACCGGTCGCGTTCGTCGACTACCTCGCGATCGACGACCCCGACGAGCAACTCACCAACGAGATCGGCGAGGGTCTCGCCGTGGGACTCGAGGAATCCGGCATGACCCTGTTGGGCGGCGAGACGGCCGTCATGCCCGACGTGATCGACGGCTTCGACCTCGCGGGTACCTGTGCGGGCCTCGCCGCGAAAGACGAGATCCTCGAAGGCGAGGCCAAAGTCGGTGACGTCCTCGTCGGGTTTGCCTCGAACGGCATCCACTCGAACGGGCTCACGCTCGCCCGCGAGGCCGTCACCCGCGACCACGAGTACACCGACCCGTTCCCGGGCGACGAATCGCGGACGATCGGCGAGGAACTCCTGCGGCCGACGCGGATCTACACGGACCTGCTCGAGCCGATGCGCGAACACGGCGTCCGGGCGGCGGCCCACGTCACGGGTGGCGGCTGGACGAACCTCCTGCGGATGGGCGACCGCGAGTACGTGATCGACAACCCCCTGCCGGCCCAGCCGATCTTCGAGTTCGTCCAGGAGGAGGGCAACGTAACCGACGAGGAGATGCACCGGACGTTCAACATGGGAACCGGCTTCGTCGTTGCGCTGCCCGAAGATCGCGCTGGCGACCTCGTCGACGCGACTGACGGACAGCTCATCGGGCGCGTCGAGGAGGGCGCGTCGGTCGAGATCCGCGGGCTCTCGCTGGCCTAGTGGATTGGAACGGACCGCCACACTCGGGGCTGTGGGGCTGTCACTCGAGGTCGGGTTGACGGGGTAGGGCCTCGAGCGAAAATCCTGGCCGTGGGACGTCGGTGACGCGAGCGACGTTGCAGGGACGGCTACTGGTCGGCCTCGTGTTCGTTCGTCTGCTCTGAGTCAGTCCCCCTGTCGGTCGCGGTGTGAATCGCACCGTACTCCTCGTCGCTGTAGGCGATGAGTCGGACGTCCTCGAGCGTCTCGGGCTCGTAGGACTCGATCACCTCGCCGATGATTGCGGCTCCCTCGTCCGTGTCGAAGCCGGCGACGCCACAGCCGAGTGCGGGAACGACGATCGACTCACAACCGAGTTCGTCGGCCGTCTCGAGGGTGTTTCGCGTTGCGTCGCGGATGCTCGATTCGGTCGCCTGGCCGTCGCCGTAGTGGGGCATCGCTGCGGCGTGGATGACGTACTCGGCATCGAGATCGTAGGCGTCGGTGACGGCCACGGCGCCGAGGTCGATGGGGCCGGTCTCGACGGCGTCGTCGTTCAGCGCCTCGCCGCCACGGCGACGGAGCGCGCCCGCGACGCCGGACCCCATCTCGAGACTCGTTCCAGCAGCGTTGACGAGTGCATCGGCGGACTGGTCGGCGATGTCGCCCTGGATCACGTCGAACTGCATAGGCGGTGGTACGCGGTCGAGTCATTTCAACGTACAGCACGGTCGTCCGGGCTCCGCTTCTGAGCGGTTGGGGCCCCCTCTTCCAGAAAGTTAGGTGGACCAAAAGCCTTTTAGATTTAGGCGCACCTAACATCTGGCGATGGACGTGCCCGCCCGACGGCAAGACGCTAGCGATCCCGAAGCCGTCGCTGAACCCACAGCGATCGTCACCAGCCACGAACCGCGACCCGGCAAAGTCGTCTTTACCGAACGAGACAATAACGACGGCTGGATCGCGACCGATCTGACCGTCGACCTCGAGCCCTAATCTCACCGCAGCTCCCCGCTGACGCGTTCGGTCCCGATACTCGATGAGCCGATACCGACACGCTATTTTCCGGCTCGAGTGATTCGACGGCTATGGATCGGTTTCGAGTCGCGCTGTTGTACGGGACGCTGGCCGCCGCCGGATTCGTCGTCGTCACCGGTGTCGTGACCGGCTTACTCCCGACGCCACTGTTCGAGCGGATGGTCCCGCGGACGGCACTCGACTACACGTTCTTCGCGGTTACGGCTGTTCTCGTGGGTGTGTACGTGACCCAGCGATCGATGCAGCCGGACTGCGACGGTGACGCGTGTGCCTACGGCGGTGCAGCAGGTGGCTTTCTCGCGGTCGCCTGTCCACACTGTAACGCCATTCTGGTTGCCCTGTTCAGTTCGTCCTGGCTGGCCACGTACGTCGACCCGGTTCGTCCGCTGGTCGGACTGCTCGCAGTCGGATTGCTCGCGGGCGTCATCTACCGGCGTCGATAGAATCGGTTTGGTCGCGGACGAACGCACCGCTCCCAGCTGCTGGTGAACTGTCGGTGCGATAAAAACGGGCGACGTCGGTGAGCCGTTACTTCGTCGCTTCCTCGAGCACCAGCGTATCGTCCTCGAGGTAGTGTTCGAAGTGGTGGCCGTCTTCTTCGAGCTGGACGAGGATCTCACGGAGGATCTGAGACGTCGCGTGGTCGCCTAAGTTCTCGGCGAGTTCGATGCTGTCGCGCATCGACTCGATGATGTCGCCGTACATCTCGAGATCGTTCTGGAACATCGTCCGAACGTCGTAGACGTCCTCACCTTCGAACTCGACGGTGGCACGCCGCTCTAAGCTCGCCGGGCCCGAGACGGGGACACCGCCGAGTGCCTGGGCACGCTCGGCGATGTGGTCGGCACCTTCCTCGACGTGTTCGTAGGCTTCCTCGAGGAACTCGTGCAGCGGGAGGAACTCAGCACCCTCGACGACCCAGTGGTGCTTTTTGAGCTGGTGATACAGCACGTATGCGTTTGCCAGCTCCGTGTTCAACGCGTCGACGATCTGCTCGGCCTTTTCGCGCTCGAGCCGGAGTTCGTTCTCCTCGACGACGTCTGCGGACTGACGGACGGTCTTCTGGGTGCTCATCGTACGACGATGCTACACCCGCGAGATGCTTAAACCCTTTCCATGAGGAAAAATCCTTTCATGGATTGAAAAATAATATTTGTTTTATCGGACTCTATCGACGCCTTGGACGCTTTGGGGTCAGCGAACCACTCCTAGATTCTATTTCTTCAGGTGTGAGTAAACATTTTCAGTATGGAGGTTCTACGGTTGCGTATGGCAACGAGAGTCGCACAGCGGCGAGAGCGGATTTACGTCGGTGGAGAGTGGCGCGAGACCGGCGGAGTGATCGAGGTTTCGGACCTCGCAGACGGCGGGACCTTCGCCGGGGTCGCGGCCGCACGGCCAACCGACGCTCGAGAGGCACTGGACGCCGCCCATGCGGTCAAGCCTGCCCTTCGACAAACGACCGTCGTCGAACGTGCAGAGTGGTGTGAGTCGATCGCGTCGGGGCTGCGTGAGCGCGAGGAAGAACTCGCGGAAATCATCGTCCGCGAGGCGGGCAAACCGATTTCGTCGGCCCGTGGTGAAGTCGACCAGGCGGCCGAACGGTTCGACCGCGCCGCCGAGGAGGCGCGCAACATCGTCAGCAAGGGCGAGTTCCGTGAGGGATCGACCGCGGGCCACGAGGGGTGGCAGGCGATCGTCAAACACGAGCCGATCGGCGCGGTGCTCTGTATCACGCCGTACAACTACCCGCTGGCGACGACGGCATTACAGGTCGCGCCTGCACTCGCCGCGGGCAACAGCGTCCTGTTAAAACCCGCGAGCAAGACGCCGCTCTCC of Natrarchaeobaculum sulfurireducens contains these proteins:
- a CDS encoding acyl-CoA thioesterase, with translation MTDLIETLVENREMVQPNHANMLDTAHGGNVMKWMDEVGAMSAMRFSGETCITARVDRMNFERPISVGDTAYITAYVYDAGTSSVRVRIITEREDLRTREREKTTESFFVYVAIDDDGAPTTVPKLTVSTEEGERLRTEALEREADGR
- a CDS encoding TraB/GumN family protein encodes the protein MSDAGDADVPEPPSPPTDERGSVQVLGTAHVSQASVDEVHETVDREQPDVVAVELDEGRFRQMQGGTPDDIEAKDLLSGNTVFQFLAYWMLSYVQSRLGERFDIEPGADMRAAIDAAERNGSGVALVDRDIQVTIQRFWRRLSIVEKLKMVGGLALGVTDPRTIGLGVGAALGIFVGLLFSVILSPLLGFGELTVLGVSDPDTFQLVGAVGLGALAGVLVGVLFLPSFESAEQYTGGLASGFSVRLLAGAGIGIAACLALVATETFVGPFSAARFESAGVYSIRAGVGGLAGLGIGVVLGAALGLVLEQLGGDVEEIDEIDIEEMTDGDVVAAMMEEFRQFSPRGANALIDERDAYIAHNLHQLRQQGYDVLAVVGAGHKAGIERYLEDPASLPSMESISTTATSRRFSPLKLFGYLVMLGFFGFFFLLLMAGVQNTFLLQLFLAWFLFNGIFAFTLARLAGARWTSAGVGGLVAWLTSINPMLAPGWFTGYFELRHRPVNVGDIGRLNDIVGDTERPIDEALGEMFDVPLFRLIMIVALTNIGSLIATVLFPLVVLPWLAPEIGGVDALMGELIAGAENSLELIREVLS
- a CDS encoding zinc metalloprotease, producing the protein MSVRTRQSDPDLSFSDKELFDLAVAWIVLSVAFALLLAPIHRADVGVGWFVTMIGLSFVTVGVAFLLHELAHKVVAIEYGQLAEFRADYQMLFLAVMSALIGFLFAAPGAVYHRGRITVRQNGHIALAGPVTNLLLATLFFPLMVFPGLLGLIGHMGVLINLFLAAFNMIPFGPLDGKTVLEWSKPAFVGVFGLSIVLLVGFFLLFGFW
- the purM gene encoding phosphoribosylformylglycinamidine cyclo-ligase; the protein is MTDHADDGNDDRLTYAETGVDIEASEDATAALLEAFGSDLTTEYAGLLDIGDRYLALATDGVGTKLMVAEAISNFSTIGIDCIAMNVNDLVAAGVEPVAFVDYLAIDDPDEQLTNEIGEGLAVGLEESGMTLLGGETAVMPDVIDGFDLAGTCAGLAAKDEILEGEAKVGDVLVGFASNGIHSNGLTLAREAVTRDHEYTDPFPGDESRTIGEELLRPTRIYTDLLEPMREHGVRAAAHVTGGGWTNLLRMGDREYVIDNPLPAQPIFEFVQEEGNVTDEEMHRTFNMGTGFVVALPEDRAGDLVDATDGQLIGRVEEGASVEIRGLSLA
- a CDS encoding macro domain-containing protein, whose protein sequence is MQFDVIQGDIADQSADALVNAAGTSLEMGSGVAGALRRRGGEALNDDAVETGPIDLGAVAVTDAYDLDAEYVIHAAAMPHYGDGQATESSIRDATRNTLETADELGCESIVVPALGCGVAGFDTDEGAAIIGEVIESYEPETLEDVRLIAYSDEEYGAIHTATDRGTDSEQTNEHEADQ
- a CDS encoding DUF7331 family protein, coding for MDVPARRQDASDPEAVAEPTAIVTSHEPRPGKVVFTERDNNDGWIATDLTVDLEP
- the dpsA gene encoding DNA starvation/stationary phase protection protein DpsA; amino-acid sequence: MSTQKTVRQSADVVEENELRLEREKAEQIVDALNTELANAYVLYHQLKKHHWVVEGAEFLPLHEFLEEAYEHVEEGADHIAERAQALGGVPVSGPASLERRATVEFEGEDVYDVRTMFQNDLEMYGDIIESMRDSIELAENLGDHATSQILREILVQLEEDGHHFEHYLEDDTLVLEEATK